A genomic window from Proteiniborus ethanoligenes includes:
- the yedF gene encoding sulfurtransferase-like selenium metabolism protein YedF: MRREVDARNQTCPKPVIMTKKELDDMIEGTLTTIVDNEVAKENVSKLAKSLNLDYKVEKGTTNEYYIHISKGEIAKENEETGVCVPNTFKDMVILFDKDKLGEGSEELGSILIKGYIYTLTESIPFPSALLFLNSGVNLTVEGSPVLEDLKKLESEGVEILSCGTCLDFFGLKEKLEVGEITNMYTIVEKMKNSTSTITL, encoded by the coding sequence ATGAGAAGAGAAGTTGATGCTAGGAATCAAACTTGTCCTAAGCCTGTTATTATGACTAAAAAAGAATTAGATGATATGATAGAAGGAACATTGACTACTATTGTAGATAATGAGGTTGCAAAGGAAAATGTTTCAAAATTGGCTAAGAGCTTAAATCTTGATTATAAAGTGGAAAAGGGAACTACCAATGAATATTATATTCATATTAGTAAGGGAGAAATAGCTAAAGAAAATGAAGAGACCGGAGTATGTGTTCCTAATACATTTAAAGATATGGTTATTTTGTTTGATAAGGATAAACTAGGAGAAGGCTCAGAAGAACTAGGAAGCATACTAATTAAGGGATATATATATACTCTTACAGAATCTATACCTTTTCCTTCTGCCTTATTATTTTTAAATAGTGGTGTAAACCTTACTGTTGAAGGCTCACCAGTATTAGAGGATTTAAAAAAGCTAGAGTCAGAGGGAGTAGAAATATTGTCATGTGGAACATGTCTTGACTTTTTTGGATTGAAAGAAAAGCTTGAAGTTGGAGAAATAACAAATATGTACACTATAGTTGAAAAGATGAAAAATTCTACAAGCACAATAACATTATAA
- a CDS encoding DUF3343 domain-containing protein: MREEVYYVIAFDSTHYAIQGEKELKNKGIDIKIIPTPREITASCGLSIRFKPEALNDVKNILQEALLSIKGIYEIVKMGTGRSANKIN, from the coding sequence ATGAGAGAAGAAGTATATTATGTAATAGCTTTTGATTCAACTCATTATGCAATACAAGGAGAAAAAGAATTAAAAAACAAAGGCATAGATATTAAAATAATACCTACACCTAGAGAGATTACTGCTAGCTGTGGATTATCTATAAGATTTAAACCAGAAGCTTTAAATGATGTAAAAAATATTTTACAAGAAGCCTTACTTTCTATAAAAGGGATTTATGAAATAGTAAAAATGGGTACAGGTCGATCAGCAAACAAGATTAATTAA
- a CDS encoding mechanosensitive ion channel family protein, which yields MQEIAKSVSSHFIGTSGELNIYGKILKVAVIFVLMKIAIKVSYSFIDKFFNRRYSTRFKIEERKSNTLAIILKSIIKYLLYFVGVVAILKEFGLPIESIIATAGIGGLAIGFGAQSLVKDIITGFFILFEDQYSVGDYIKTGGFDGLVEEIGIRITKIRAFSGELHIVPNGNIQTVTNLSRGSMRALVNVEIAYEEDVDKALIILSELSKQISMDNDKIVEGPNVLGVTNLGETGLQLGVVAKTKPMEQWSVEREMRKRIKLEFDKAGIEIPYPRRVIVEKDKVNKSSLNS from the coding sequence TTGCAGGAGATCGCAAAAAGCGTATCTAGTCACTTTATAGGGACAAGTGGTGAGCTTAATATTTATGGGAAAATACTAAAGGTAGCCGTAATATTTGTTTTAATGAAAATAGCAATAAAAGTGTCATATTCCTTCATAGATAAATTTTTTAATAGGAGATACAGTACTAGGTTTAAGATTGAGGAAAGAAAATCAAATACTCTAGCAATAATATTAAAAAGCATAATTAAATATTTACTTTATTTCGTTGGAGTAGTGGCCATCCTAAAGGAGTTTGGGTTGCCTATAGAGTCTATTATAGCTACAGCTGGTATAGGCGGACTTGCAATTGGTTTTGGAGCACAAAGTTTAGTGAAGGATATTATAACAGGATTTTTTATTTTGTTTGAAGATCAATACTCAGTAGGAGATTATATAAAAACTGGAGGATTTGATGGCTTAGTTGAAGAAATAGGCATTCGAATAACTAAAATCCGAGCATTTTCAGGAGAGCTACATATAGTTCCTAATGGGAATATACAAACAGTAACCAATTTAAGCAGAGGCTCTATGAGAGCTTTAGTAAATGTAGAGATAGCTTATGAAGAAGACGTAGATAAAGCTCTCATTATTCTAAGTGAGCTTTCTAAGCAAATATCTATGGATAATGATAAGATTGTTGAGGGGCCTAATGTTCTAGGAGTGACCAACCTGGGGGAAACGGGGTTACAGCTTGGTGTTGTAGCAAAGACTAAGCCTATGGAGCAATGGTCGGTTGAAAGAGAAATGAGAAAAAGAATAAAACTAGAGTTTGATAAAGCTGGAATAGAGATTCCATACCCTAGAAGAGTCATTGTTGAGAAAGATAAAGTGAATAAAAGTTCACTAAATAGCTAA